Proteins from one Thiomicrorhabdus sp. genomic window:
- the rpoB gene encoding DNA-directed RNA polymerase subunit beta encodes MTYSFTEKKRVRKDFATRPSILEVPYLLSLQKGSFHDFLQLEKKPAERKNVGLHSAFASVFPIEGVAGTADLEYVSYHMGQPEFDVKECKQRGVTFAAPLRVKMRLVIYDKDAPAGKRPVKDVKEQEVYLGDIPLMTDNGTFVINGTERVIVTQLHRSPGVIFDNDKGKSHTSGKLLFNARIIPYRGSWLDFEFDHNDCLFTRIDRRRKLPVSVLLRAMGYSNEEILAEFFDVNNVHVAKNAFELELNAEQLKGQTATFDIVHDGKTLVETGKKVTARTVKQLKDAGIKQVPVPPDYLLGKVLASGIIDESTGELVARTNDVLTADMIAKISEITGADIKLLYIDELENGPYISDTLNLDTTSSQLEAQVEIYRMMRPGEPPTKESSEALFESLFFDESRYDLSAVGRMKLNRRLGRKENEGAVVLEKEDIIEVIRELISIRNGHSTVDDIDTLGNRRIRAVGEMAENAFRVGLVRVERAVKERLNQAESDGLMPQDLINAKPVSAAIKEFFGSSQLSQFMDQVNPLSEVTHKRRVSALGPGGLTRERAGFEVRDVHATHYGRVCPIETPEGPNIGLINTLAIYAKTNEYGFLETPYRKVIDGKVTDEIEYVSAIDEAQHVIAQASAEVDQDGHFINNLVTARHQNETILASSNDVNFMDVSPKQIVSVAASLIPFLEHDDANRALMGANMQRQAVPTLRADKPLVGTGIEKTVAIDSGVAVVAERGGEILSSDAARIVVRVHGDEIKEGESGVDIYNLVKYQRSNQNTCINQKPIVKAGDVVKRGDVLADGPSTDMGELALGQNMRIAFMPWNGYNFEDSILVSERVVQEDRYTTIHIEELTCLARDTKLGPEEITADIPNVGEAALARLDECGIVQIGAEVKQGDILVGKVTPKGETQLTPEEKLLRAIFGEKASDVKDTSLRVTKGVEGTVIDVQVFTREGVQKDARALSIQEDELSKIRKDIDEQYKILEADTLGRMKELLIGKSLVDGTKIDEAFMQTVPQERWFGLNVDDADVMHQLEVSESHLKDKRKEFNEAYEEKRKKLTQGDDLAPGVSKMVKVYVAIKRRIQPGDKMAGRHGNKGVISRICPVEDMPYDETGRPVDICLNPLGVPSRMNVGQILEVHLGLAAEGLGQKINAMLQQQADLKEVRGFLHKIYNETQGQQVDFDSFSDAEIIELANNLKRGVPMASPVFDGISEDQIKTLLRLADMPESGQMTLYDGLTGEAFDRPVTVGYMYYLKLNHLVDDKMHARSTGPYSLVTQQPLGGKAQFGGQRFGEMEVWALEAYGAAFTLQEMLTVKSDDLNGRTRMYKNIVDGNEYMEPGMPESFSVLRKEIRALGIDIELEQE; translated from the coding sequence ATGACTTATTCTTTTACGGAAAAGAAACGCGTTCGTAAGGACTTTGCGACACGCCCATCCATTCTAGAAGTGCCTTATTTGCTCTCTCTGCAAAAAGGATCTTTCCACGATTTTCTACAATTGGAGAAAAAACCGGCCGAACGTAAAAACGTTGGTCTTCACTCCGCTTTCGCTTCGGTATTCCCGATTGAAGGTGTTGCCGGTACCGCTGATCTTGAATATGTTAGCTATCACATGGGTCAGCCTGAGTTTGACGTTAAAGAGTGTAAGCAGCGTGGTGTGACCTTCGCGGCACCTCTGCGGGTAAAAATGCGTCTGGTCATTTACGATAAAGATGCTCCAGCGGGCAAACGTCCGGTTAAAGACGTTAAGGAACAAGAAGTTTATCTTGGTGATATTCCTTTGATGACTGACAACGGTACTTTCGTTATTAACGGTACCGAGCGTGTTATTGTGACTCAGCTGCACCGTTCGCCGGGTGTTATTTTCGATAACGATAAAGGTAAGTCACATACTTCAGGGAAGTTGCTGTTCAATGCGCGTATCATCCCTTATCGTGGTTCCTGGTTGGATTTTGAGTTCGATCACAACGATTGCTTGTTCACTCGTATCGACCGTCGACGCAAACTGCCGGTTTCGGTTCTGTTGCGTGCAATGGGATACAGCAACGAGGAAATTCTTGCCGAATTCTTTGATGTAAATAATGTCCATGTTGCCAAAAATGCGTTCGAGCTGGAGCTGAATGCTGAACAGTTGAAGGGGCAGACGGCAACTTTTGATATCGTCCATGATGGAAAAACTCTGGTCGAAACCGGTAAGAAAGTGACTGCACGCACTGTGAAGCAGTTGAAAGACGCCGGTATCAAACAAGTTCCGGTGCCACCGGATTACCTGCTTGGCAAGGTATTGGCTTCCGGCATTATTGACGAGTCAACCGGCGAGTTGGTTGCGCGTACCAATGATGTTCTGACCGCAGACATGATTGCGAAAATTTCCGAAATTACCGGTGCCGACATCAAGTTACTGTATATCGACGAGTTAGAAAATGGGCCTTACATTTCCGATACTTTGAACCTGGATACCACCTCTTCTCAGCTGGAAGCTCAGGTTGAAATTTACCGTATGATGCGTCCTGGTGAGCCGCCAACAAAAGAATCTTCCGAAGCACTTTTCGAAAGCCTGTTCTTTGATGAGTCGCGTTACGACCTGTCTGCGGTCGGTCGCATGAAGCTGAACCGCCGTTTGGGCCGTAAAGAAAACGAAGGTGCGGTGGTTCTGGAAAAAGAAGACATCATTGAAGTCATTCGTGAGTTGATCAGTATTCGTAACGGGCACAGCACGGTCGATGATATCGATACTCTGGGGAACCGTCGTATTCGTGCCGTCGGTGAAATGGCTGAAAATGCTTTCCGTGTCGGTTTGGTTCGTGTTGAACGTGCGGTGAAAGAGCGCTTGAATCAAGCGGAATCCGATGGCCTGATGCCACAGGATCTGATCAATGCCAAGCCGGTTTCAGCGGCCATTAAAGAGTTCTTCGGTTCTTCGCAGCTTTCTCAGTTCATGGATCAGGTTAACCCGCTTTCTGAAGTTACTCACAAGCGTCGTGTCTCCGCTTTGGGGCCAGGTGGTTTGACGCGTGAGCGTGCCGGGTTTGAGGTGCGTGACGTTCATGCTACTCACTACGGTCGTGTTTGTCCGATCGAAACGCCAGAGGGACCGAACATCGGTTTGATCAATACCTTGGCGATTTATGCCAAGACGAACGAGTACGGATTCCTGGAAACACCGTATCGTAAGGTAATCGACGGTAAAGTTACGGACGAGATTGAATATGTTTCTGCCATCGATGAAGCGCAGCATGTTATCGCTCAGGCGTCGGCCGAAGTGGATCAGGATGGTCATTTCATCAATAACCTGGTGACTGCCCGTCATCAGAACGAAACCATTCTGGCTTCTTCGAATGACGTGAACTTTATGGACGTTTCTCCTAAGCAGATCGTCTCGGTTGCGGCATCGTTGATTCCGTTCCTTGAGCACGATGATGCGAACCGTGCCTTGATGGGGGCTAACATGCAGCGTCAGGCCGTTCCGACTTTGCGTGCAGACAAGCCTTTGGTTGGTACCGGTATCGAAAAAACAGTTGCGATTGACTCTGGTGTTGCAGTGGTTGCAGAACGTGGAGGTGAGATTCTGTCTTCGGATGCGGCGCGTATTGTTGTCCGTGTTCACGGCGATGAAATCAAAGAAGGTGAATCCGGGGTTGATATTTATAACCTGGTCAAGTACCAGCGTTCTAACCAGAACACCTGTATTAACCAGAAGCCGATCGTGAAAGCCGGTGATGTGGTGAAACGCGGCGATGTGCTTGCTGATGGACCGTCAACCGATATGGGTGAATTGGCGTTGGGGCAAAACATGCGTATCGCCTTCATGCCGTGGAACGGTTACAACTTCGAAGACTCAATTCTGGTTTCCGAGCGCGTGGTTCAGGAAGATCGTTACACTACGATTCATATCGAAGAGCTGACCTGTCTGGCGCGTGATACCAAACTAGGGCCTGAAGAGATTACTGCAGATATTCCAAACGTGGGTGAAGCAGCACTGGCTCGTTTGGACGAGTGCGGCATTGTACAGATCGGGGCTGAAGTGAAGCAGGGTGATATCCTTGTCGGTAAGGTAACTCCGAAGGGTGAGACGCAGCTGACTCCGGAAGAGAAGCTGTTGCGTGCTATTTTCGGTGAAAAAGCGTCTGACGTTAAAGATACTTCTCTGCGTGTCACGAAAGGTGTCGAAGGGACGGTTATCGATGTTCAGGTCTTTACCCGTGAAGGCGTACAGAAAGATGCACGTGCCTTGTCTATTCAGGAAGACGAATTGTCGAAAATTCGCAAGGATATCGATGAACAGTACAAAATCCTGGAAGCTGATACGCTTGGGCGTATGAAGGAACTGTTGATCGGTAAGTCGCTGGTTGATGGAACCAAAATCGATGAAGCTTTCATGCAAACGGTTCCTCAAGAGCGTTGGTTCGGTTTGAATGTTGACGATGCAGATGTCATGCACCAGCTTGAAGTTTCCGAATCGCATTTGAAAGACAAGCGCAAAGAGTTCAACGAAGCTTATGAAGAGAAGCGCAAGAAGTTGACTCAGGGTGATGATTTGGCGCCGGGTGTATCCAAGATGGTTAAGGTTTACGTTGCGATTAAGCGTCGTATTCAGCCTGGGGATAAGATGGCCGGTCGTCACGGTAACAAAGGGGTTATCTCGCGTATCTGTCCGGTTGAAGACATGCCATATGATGAAACCGGTCGTCCGGTTGATATCTGTCTGAACCCTCTGGGGGTTCCGTCGCGTATGAACGTCGGTCAGATTCTGGAAGTTCACTTGGGTCTGGCAGCAGAAGGTCTGGGCCAGAAAATCAATGCGATGTTGCAGCAGCAGGCGGATTTGAAAGAAGTGCGCGGCTTCCTGCATAAGATTTACAACGAAACTCAAGGTCAGCAAGTTGATTTCGACAGCTTCTCCGATGCAGAAATTATCGAGTTGGCAAATAATCTGAAACGCGGTGTGCCTATGGCGTCTCCGGTATTTGACGGTATCAGTGAAGATCAGATCAAGACGTTGTTGCGCTTGGCGGACATGCCTGAATCCGGTCAGATGACTTTGTATGATGGTTTAACCGGTGAGGCTTTCGATCGTCCGGTCACCGTTGGTTACATGTACTATCTGAAGTTGAATCACCTGGTAGACGATAAGATGCACGCCCGTTCGACCGGTCCTTACTCGCTGGTTACTCAGCAGCCGTTGGGTGGTAAGGCACAATTTGG
- the rplL gene encoding 50S ribosomal protein L7/L12: MSVTKEDILEAVANMSVMEVVELVEAMEEKFGVSAAAMVAAGPAAGGEAAEEKTEFDVVLTGAGANKVAAIKAVRGATGLGLKEAKEAVENAPFTLKEAVSKEEAEALANELKEAGIEVEVK, from the coding sequence ATGTCTGTAACAAAAGAAGATATTTTAGAAGCAGTTGCCAACATGTCCGTAATGGAAGTTGTTGAACTGGTTGAAGCTATGGAAGAAAAATTTGGCGTTTCTGCCGCTGCAATGGTTGCTGCTGGTCCAGCTGCCGGTGGTGAAGCTGCTGAAGAGAAAACTGAATTTGACGTTGTTCTTACCGGTGCCGGTGCGAACAAAGTTGCTGCGATCAAAGCAGTCCGTGGTGCAACTGGTCTTGGTCTTAAAGAAGCGAAAGAAGCGGTTGAAAACGCACCTTTCACTCTTAAAGAAGCTGTTTCTAAAGAAGAAGCAGAAGCTCTTGCAAACGAGCTTAAAGAAGCTGGTATCGAAGTCGAAGTTAAGTAA
- the rplJ gene encoding 50S ribosomal protein L10 — protein sequence MALNIEDKKLVVEEVSAIAAEAGSVVAAEYRGLTVEQMTNLRAEARKANVQIRVIKNTLARRALQGTKFEDMGETFTGPLVYAFSGEELGNAARVFRDFAKTNEALVVRSLSIGEGCLDASFTAQIAALPTYDEAVAKLLFVMKEPVAKLARALTAIKEQKEAA from the coding sequence ATGGCACTCAATATCGAAGATAAAAAGCTGGTCGTTGAAGAAGTTTCTGCTATTGCAGCAGAAGCGGGTTCAGTTGTGGCTGCTGAATATCGTGGGTTGACTGTAGAGCAAATGACCAATCTTCGTGCCGAAGCTCGTAAAGCGAACGTGCAAATTCGTGTTATCAAAAACACATTGGCCCGTCGCGCACTGCAAGGTACGAAATTTGAAGACATGGGTGAAACCTTTACAGGTCCTCTAGTTTACGCCTTCTCTGGCGAAGAACTAGGGAATGCCGCTCGTGTATTCCGTGATTTTGCAAAGACAAATGAAGCACTTGTTGTTCGTTCTTTGTCTATTGGTGAAGGTTGTCTTGATGCAAGCTTTACTGCGCAGATCGCTGCTCTACCGACTTACGACGAAGCAGTTGCGAAACTTCTATTTGTTATGAAAGAGCCTGTTGCAAAACTTGCTCGCGCACTTACTGCGATCAAAGAACAAAAAGAAGCCGCTTAA
- the rplA gene encoding 50S ribosomal protein L1 codes for MAKLTKKQKLFAEKVDRDASYDIIDGLNLVKELATSKFVESVDVSVRLGIDPRKSDQVVRGATVMPNGTGKDVRVAVFTGEANQAAAKEAGAEFVGMEELAAEIKGGMMDFDVVIASPDAMRVVGMLGQVLGPRGLMPNPKTGTVTPDVVGAIKNAKAGQVRFRADKAGIIHASIGTVAFDADKLKENLNALMDDLNKAKPASAKGTYVKKVTISSTMGPGLVVDQSSL; via the coding sequence ATGGCAAAACTAACTAAAAAGCAAAAGCTATTCGCTGAAAAAGTTGATCGTGACGCTTCTTATGACATCATCGACGGTCTAAACCTGGTTAAGGAATTGGCAACATCGAAATTTGTTGAATCGGTTGATGTTTCTGTTCGTCTGGGAATTGATCCTCGTAAGTCTGATCAGGTTGTTCGTGGTGCCACTGTTATGCCTAACGGTACTGGTAAAGACGTTCGCGTTGCAGTATTCACCGGTGAAGCTAACCAGGCGGCGGCAAAAGAAGCCGGTGCAGAGTTTGTCGGGATGGAAGAGCTTGCGGCTGAAATCAAAGGCGGCATGATGGATTTCGACGTCGTTATCGCTTCTCCTGACGCGATGCGTGTTGTCGGTATGCTGGGTCAGGTTTTGGGTCCACGCGGTCTTATGCCTAACCCTAAAACCGGTACGGTAACACCAGACGTTGTTGGCGCGATCAAAAACGCGAAAGCCGGTCAGGTTCGTTTCCGTGCGGATAAAGCGGGTATTATTCACGCTTCAATCGGTACCGTTGCATTTGATGCTGACAAGCTGAAAGAAAACTTAAATGCCTTGATGGATGACCTTAACAAAGCAAAACCTGCTTCTGCTAAAGGAACATACGTCAAGAAAGTGACTATTTCTTCTACCATGGGTCCTGGCCTGGTAGTTGATCAGTCATCACTATAA
- the rplK gene encoding 50S ribosomal protein L11 — protein sequence MAKKVDGYIKLQIGAGNANPSPPVGPALGQKGVNIMEFCKAFNAQTQSMEKGLPIPVVITVYSDKSFTFIMKTPPAAILLKKAAGITSGSAVPNLNKVGTVTRAQLEEIASTKMADLNANDLDAAVKIIAGSARSMGLVVEE from the coding sequence ATGGCTAAGAAAGTTGACGGCTATATCAAACTGCAGATTGGTGCAGGAAATGCAAACCCTAGTCCACCGGTTGGTCCGGCATTGGGTCAAAAAGGTGTGAACATCATGGAATTCTGTAAAGCGTTCAATGCGCAGACACAGAGCATGGAAAAAGGCTTGCCGATTCCAGTTGTGATCACTGTTTACAGTGATAAGAGTTTCACTTTTATTATGAAAACTCCTCCTGCTGCGATTCTTTTGAAGAAAGCGGCTGGAATCACTTCAGGTTCTGCGGTTCCTAACTTGAACAAGGTTGGTACAGTTACTCGCGCGCAACTTGAAGAAATCGCCAGCACGAAAATGGCTGATTTGAACGCAAATGATCTGGATGCGGCGGTAAAAATTATCGCTGGTTCTGCCCGTTCAATGGGTCTAGTGGTTGAGGAGTAA
- the nusG gene encoding transcription termination/antitermination protein NusG — MAQRWYVVHAYSGYENKVKKSLAEYAERAGLTELFGQVLVPSEEVVEIRDGKKRTSERKFFPGYVLVQMEMNEETWHLVKSVPNVMGFIGGTSDRPAPITQKEVDRILQRVETSVDKPRPKVIYEPGELVRVVDGPFKDFEAVVEGVDYEKNKLQVSVLIFGRSTPVELDFTQVEKN, encoded by the coding sequence ATGGCGCAAAGATGGTATGTGGTACACGCTTATTCCGGTTACGAGAATAAGGTTAAGAAAAGCCTGGCGGAATACGCCGAGCGTGCTGGATTGACGGAATTGTTCGGTCAGGTTCTAGTGCCTTCCGAGGAAGTTGTTGAAATTCGTGATGGCAAAAAACGCACCAGTGAACGCAAGTTTTTCCCCGGCTATGTTCTGGTTCAGATGGAAATGAATGAAGAAACCTGGCATTTGGTCAAAAGTGTGCCAAACGTCATGGGCTTTATTGGCGGGACGTCTGATCGTCCGGCTCCGATCACTCAGAAAGAAGTGGATCGGATTCTTCAGCGTGTTGAAACCAGTGTCGATAAGCCACGTCCTAAAGTTATTTACGAACCAGGTGAATTGGTTCGTGTTGTTGATGGCCCTTTCAAAGATTTCGAAGCGGTTGTTGAAGGCGTGGATTACGAGAAAAATAAATTACAAGTGTCGGTGTTGATTTTTGGACGTTCTACTCCGGTAGAGCTGGATTTTACTCAGGTCGAAAAGAACTGA
- the secE gene encoding preprotein translocase subunit SecE — protein MDTIKLLAAAAILIGSLIAYYIYQDVHPVVRVLGVVAGIGVSLFVLYQTVIGRGWYQYLVHAKREVRQVVWPTRPETIQMTLIVFVVVILMGIFLWLVDMFFLWAVQLLTGQGS, from the coding sequence TTGGATACGATTAAGTTGCTGGCAGCAGCGGCAATTCTTATCGGATCGCTGATTGCGTATTACATTTACCAAGATGTTCATCCTGTGGTGCGTGTTCTTGGTGTTGTAGCCGGAATCGGGGTTTCTTTGTTTGTTTTGTATCAAACGGTTATCGGCCGAGGCTGGTATCAATATTTAGTGCATGCTAAACGAGAAGTGCGTCAGGTGGTCTGGCCGACTCGTCCCGAAACAATTCAGATGACATTGATTGTCTTTGTGGTTGTGATCCTGATGGGGATCTTTTTATGGTTGGTGGATATGTTCTTTTTGTGGGCAGTCCAGCTATTGACGGGACAGGGTAGTTAA
- the tuf gene encoding elongation factor Tu — translation MAKEKFERSKPHVNVGTIGHVDHGKTTLTAALTIVQGKKFGGDVKDYASIDNAPEERERGITISTAHVEYESDTRHYAHVDCPGHADYVKNMITGAAQMDGAILVCSAADGPMPQTREHILLSRQVGVPYIVVFLNKADMVDDEELLELVEMEVRELLDQYEFPGDDTPVIIGSALKAIEGDPEYEAKIGELIDALDTYIPTPERDTDKPFLMPVEDIFSIQGRGTVATGRVETGVIKVGEEIEIVGIRPTTTTTVTGVEMFRKLLDQGEAGDNVGILLRGTKREDIERGQVLAHKGTVTPHTKFEAEVYVLSKDEGGRHTPFFNGYRPQFYFRTTDVTGACELPAGTEMVMPGDNVQMTVELINPIAMGEGLRFAIREGGRTVGAGVVAKIIE, via the coding sequence ATGGCAAAAGAAAAGTTTGAACGTTCCAAGCCTCACGTAAACGTTGGTACTATCGGTCACGTTGACCATGGTAAAACGACTCTAACAGCGGCTTTGACAATTGTGCAAGGTAAGAAATTCGGTGGAGATGTTAAGGACTACGCGTCTATTGATAACGCTCCGGAAGAGCGTGAGCGTGGTATTACGATCTCAACCGCACACGTTGAGTACGAATCTGACACTCGTCACTACGCTCACGTAGACTGCCCAGGGCACGCTGACTATGTTAAAAACATGATCACTGGTGCGGCGCAGATGGACGGCGCGATCCTGGTCTGTTCTGCAGCGGATGGCCCGATGCCACAGACTCGTGAGCACATCCTGCTATCCCGTCAGGTTGGTGTACCATACATCGTTGTCTTCTTGAACAAAGCGGACATGGTTGATGATGAAGAACTTCTAGAATTGGTTGAAATGGAAGTACGTGAACTTCTGGATCAGTACGAATTCCCAGGTGACGATACGCCAGTAATCATCGGTTCTGCGTTGAAAGCGATCGAAGGTGATCCGGAATATGAAGCGAAAATCGGTGAATTGATCGACGCGTTGGATACTTACATCCCAACTCCAGAGCGTGACACTGACAAGCCATTCCTAATGCCTGTAGAAGACATCTTCTCAATCCAGGGTCGTGGTACGGTTGCAACCGGTCGTGTTGAGACAGGTGTTATCAAAGTTGGTGAAGAGATCGAAATCGTTGGTATTCGCCCAACTACCACCACCACTGTTACAGGTGTTGAAATGTTCCGTAAACTGCTTGACCAAGGTGAAGCGGGTGACAACGTAGGTATCCTGTTGCGTGGTACTAAGCGTGAAGACATCGAGCGTGGTCAAGTATTGGCTCACAAAGGAACTGTTACTCCACACACCAAGTTTGAAGCAGAAGTTTATGTTCTGTCTAAAGATGAAGGTGGACGTCATACGCCATTCTTCAACGGTTACCGTCCACAGTTCTACTTCCGTACAACAGACGTAACTGGTGCATGTGAACTACCAGCGGGTACTGAAATGGTTATGCCTGGTGATAACGTTCAGATGACAGTTGAATTGATCAACCCGATCGCCATGGGTGAAGGTCTGCGTTTCGCGATTCGTGAAGGTGGACGTACTGTTGGTGCTGGTGTTGTTGCTAAAATTATCGAGTAA
- a CDS encoding TSUP family transporter, with product MEFTYSEWLLIALIFVWTGFVRSGLGFGGAALGLPFMLMVHDDLLYWLPMIGIHLLFFSALTLSSALKKVDWMYLRSSFRWIIPATLVGVFGLVSLPSQWLVIFVYSVTLFYAVMWFLNRAIHSGNDWVDRVLLVLGGYVAGTSLTGAPLMVAVFARHVAAHYLRNTLFVLWFILVTIKMSAFVVIGVKIEWVTALALIPVAAIGHVAGLKAHEYILQNNAHFKQVIGGMLILVSSIGLYMSF from the coding sequence TTGGAGTTTACCTATAGTGAGTGGTTGCTGATCGCATTGATTTTTGTCTGGACCGGCTTTGTGCGCAGCGGTTTAGGCTTTGGCGGCGCGGCGCTTGGTTTGCCGTTTATGTTGATGGTGCATGATGACCTCTTGTATTGGTTGCCGATGATCGGCATTCATTTGCTGTTTTTTTCCGCCTTGACGCTAAGTTCGGCCTTAAAGAAAGTGGACTGGATGTATCTGCGTTCAAGTTTTCGCTGGATTATTCCGGCGACACTGGTTGGCGTGTTTGGTCTGGTTAGCCTGCCGAGTCAGTGGCTGGTAATCTTTGTCTATAGTGTCACGTTGTTTTATGCAGTGATGTGGTTTCTCAATAGAGCGATTCACAGCGGCAATGATTGGGTTGACCGCGTGTTATTGGTTCTCGGCGGTTACGTTGCCGGGACGTCTTTGACCGGAGCGCCTTTGATGGTGGCGGTGTTTGCCCGTCATGTCGCGGCACACTATTTGCGTAATACGTTATTTGTTCTGTGGTTTATTCTGGTGACGATTAAGATGAGTGCCTTTGTTGTGATCGGGGTCAAGATCGAATGGGTGACGGCATTGGCTCTTATTCCGGTTGCTGCTATCGGACATGTTGCCGGTTTGAAAGCGCATGAATATATTCTGCAGAACAATGCCCACTTCAAGCAGGTAATCGGTGGCATGCTGATCCTTGTCAGCAGCATCGGCTTGTATATGAGTTTCTAG
- a CDS encoding pseudouridine synthase, producing MQTLCQLDTLQLLYQDESIVAIHKPAGLLVHRSPIDKHETQFAVQMTRDLVGKDVFPAHRLDKATSGLLLFALDAASARSLGQQFSAHSLQKTYLALCRGWTPKDGMIDKPLLYKKDKYGDRDKQEPSEPQEALTEYRTLAQSTLDKPLGKFPQQRYSLLQLKPKTGRKHQIRRHLNGISHPIIGDVSYGDRHHNHLFNDWRGYHRLYLAATSLEFTHPQSGLPMMINAPVQNDFHQTLSALDLASAIPEPFQPQ from the coding sequence ATGCAAACTCTGTGTCAGCTTGATACTTTACAACTCCTTTATCAGGACGAATCCATTGTCGCGATCCATAAACCGGCCGGCTTACTGGTACACCGTTCCCCGATCGATAAGCACGAAACCCAATTTGCAGTACAGATGACCCGCGATCTGGTCGGAAAAGACGTCTTTCCGGCACATCGTCTGGACAAAGCCACCTCCGGCCTGCTTCTGTTTGCACTTGACGCCGCTAGCGCACGAAGCCTCGGACAACAATTCAGCGCCCACAGTCTGCAAAAAACCTATCTGGCGCTATGTAGAGGCTGGACACCTAAAGACGGCATGATCGACAAACCACTGCTGTACAAGAAAGATAAATACGGCGACCGCGACAAGCAGGAACCGAGTGAACCACAGGAAGCGCTCACCGAATACCGGACTTTGGCACAAAGCACGTTGGATAAGCCACTCGGCAAATTCCCGCAACAGCGCTATTCGTTACTTCAGCTTAAACCGAAAACGGGCCGTAAACACCAGATTCGCCGCCACCTGAATGGTATCAGCCATCCGATTATCGGTGATGTCAGCTACGGCGATCGCCATCACAATCATCTATTCAACGATTGGCGCGGCTATCACCGCCTCTACCTGGCCGCCACCTCGCTGGAATTCACCCACCCGCAAAGCGGGCTGCCAATGATGATTAACGCACCCGTGCAGAACGATTTCCATCAAACCCTCTCAGCGCTGGATCTGGCTTCAGCGATTCCCGAACCATTCCAACCACAATAA